Within Protaetiibacter intestinalis, the genomic segment CAACCCTCCCAAGATACCGGACGGATGCCGTATCCGCCACTCGGAGTGACCTCGCGCGGCTAGCCTTACTTCAACTCCTCCGGTAAGGTCCTGGATGTTGAGTAAGGAGTGCGAGATGCCGACTGCGACAATGACCAGCAAGGGGCAGATCACCGTGCCCAAGGAGGTGCGCGACGATCTCAACCTCGAAGCCGGCTCACAGGTCATGTTCGTGAAGCTGCCGAACGGTCAGTACAACATCGTCGCCCGCACCGGCAGCATCATGGACCTTGCGGGCATCCTGCACTACGAGGGCATGCCCCACCTCACGGTCGAAGAGATGGACGAGGCGATCGGTGAAGCCGTCGCGGAGTCCTACCGGGAGAGCGTCGCCCGGTGATTGGGGTCGACACGAACGTCATCCTCCGCCACGTCCTGCGTGACGACGCCGTGCAGACTCCGCTGGCCACGGCCTTCCTGGGGACCCTCACGCGAGCCCGGCCCGGGTTCATCACGCACGTCGTGTTGGCCGAGGTCGACTGGGTGCTCAAGCGCGGCTACAGGGTCTCCCGGGAGGCGCGCCTGGCCGTCATCCGCGGGCTCGTCGAGACGCGCGAACTCGAGTTCGAAGACGGCGAGAGCGTGGTCCGTGCGCTCGCTCTCGCCGACGACGGCGCGGACTTCGCCGACGCGCTCATCGCGGCCAGCGGCGAGCTGTTCGGGGTGACCGATACCGTTACATTCGATCG encodes:
- a CDS encoding PIN domain-containing protein — its product is MIGVDTNVILRHVLRDDAVQTPLATAFLGTLTRARPGFITHVVLAEVDWVLKRGYRVSREARLAVIRGLVETRELEFEDGESVVRALALADDGADFADALIAASGELFGVTDTVTFDRRASKKLGWRLVETAG
- a CDS encoding AbrB/MazE/SpoVT family DNA-binding domain-containing protein: MTSKGQITVPKEVRDDLNLEAGSQVMFVKLPNGQYNIVARTGSIMDLAGILHYEGMPHLTVEEMDEAIGEAVAESYRESVAR